A stretch of the Cryptosporangium minutisporangium genome encodes the following:
- a CDS encoding TIGR03086 family metal-binding protein gives MNATRWTVLEQAHGALRTVVAGVDEKAWTLPTPCEQWNVAQVLRHAVGDQRAYGAALTGNDGPTENPFDPSEDRPGQEQTFVESALTSTAQALAAVAPGTAEVPCPLPIGPLSAEIVVGAAALDAAIHAWDIAVATGQPSPLSAELAEQLTAAAETIAEPLRAFAFAPALDAQPSDDAAAQLLRYLGRDPKWTP, from the coding sequence ATGAACGCCACTCGCTGGACCGTCCTGGAGCAGGCTCACGGCGCGCTGCGCACCGTCGTCGCGGGAGTCGACGAGAAGGCGTGGACCCTGCCCACGCCGTGCGAGCAGTGGAACGTCGCTCAGGTGCTGCGCCATGCGGTCGGCGACCAGCGCGCCTACGGCGCCGCGCTCACCGGCAACGACGGGCCGACCGAGAACCCGTTCGACCCCTCCGAAGACCGCCCCGGGCAGGAGCAGACGTTCGTCGAGTCGGCGCTGACCAGCACCGCCCAGGCGCTCGCAGCGGTCGCACCCGGCACCGCGGAGGTGCCGTGCCCGCTGCCGATCGGGCCGCTCTCCGCCGAGATCGTCGTCGGCGCCGCCGCGCTCGACGCCGCCATCCACGCGTGGGACATCGCCGTGGCGACCGGCCAGCCGTCGCCGCTCTCCGCGGAGCTCGCCGAGCAGCTCACCGCGGCGGCCGAAACGATCGCCGAGCCGCTGCGGGCCTTCGCGTTCGCTCCCGCGCTCGACGCCCAGCCCAGCGACGACGCCGCGGCACAGCTGCTGCGCTACCTGGGTCGCGACCCCAAGTGGACCCCCTGA
- a CDS encoding chorismate mutase, with protein MDNGEQLAEIRAGIDDLDRQIVGLVAAREQLVRRAGQLKTDTAAVRAPDRVEQVIRKVRALAAEADANEDVVEATYRAMIAAFIDLELRVHSDTNSVG; from the coding sequence ATGGATAACGGGGAGCAGTTGGCAGAAATCCGGGCCGGGATCGACGACCTGGACCGGCAGATCGTCGGATTGGTCGCCGCGCGCGAGCAGCTCGTCCGACGCGCCGGTCAGCTCAAGACCGACACCGCTGCCGTGCGTGCTCCCGACCGGGTCGAGCAGGTAATTCGTAAGGTGCGAGCGCTGGCCGCGGAGGCCGACGCGAACGAGGACGTGGTCGAGGCCACCTACCGGGCGATGATCGCGGCCTTCATCGACCTCGAGCTCCGCGTGCACAGCGATACGAATTCAGTCGGCTGA